Genomic segment of Prionailurus viverrinus isolate Anna chromosome B4, UM_Priviv_1.0, whole genome shotgun sequence:
acagctcgtgagttcgagccccgcgtcaggctctgtgctgacagctcagagcctggagcctgcttgggattctgtgtctccctctctttctgcccctaacccacttgcattgtctctgtctctctcaaaaataaataaacattaacaatttttttaaataaataaataaatcagtgccTATTTCTCTTCCCCTGCAAGTAGATATAGCAAGGCTAATTTTCTAGTATGTAACTGGATCACAAAATGAGACTGCCAAAGTTGGAAACAGCCTTAGATATGGTTTAGTCCAACGATTCTCAATGTCAGATGCATACTagaattaaataactttttaaaaaatacttgtactggggcacctgggtgactcagtctgttgagtgtctgacttcggctcaggccatgatctcatggttgacaAATTCGagcccctggtcaggctctgcgctgacagctcagagcctggagcctgcttcagattctgtgtctccctctctctctgcccctcccccgctagcgctctgtctccctctgtctcaaaaataaataaacattaaaaaaaaattttttaagtttttgaaatgtctatttttgaggcagagagagagacagagcatgagcgggggaggggcagagagagagggagacacagaatctgaagcaggctccaggctctgagctgtcagcgcagagcccgacacggggcttgaactcacagaccatgagaccatgacctgagctgaagtcggatgcttcaccgactgagccacccaggcgcccctaaaaaatctttttaataaaaaagtaaaaaatatttgtacttgGGGTCCACTCCTTACAGATCTAAGTTAATTTACCTAAGGCCAAGGCATTTTTGCAAACTTCCCCAGGTGGACCTAATGTTTAGCCAGGGTTGAGAGCTGCTGATTTAATCCAATCCCCTTATTTTACTAGGGGGAAAATCAAAATCCAGAGTGCATAAGCAACTTGCCCAGAATCACCCAGCATGTTAGTGCATGGTGCGCCAAGAGAGATTATGGCAATAGCAAGAATATGTTGATAATGTTTACAGTTTTTTCTTGTTGGAGTTAATCCCGGAAGCATTTCTCTTTAATTCAGAGAGGTGTTATATGATTTACCTTTTACTGTGACAGCAGCACTTTTTCTTCTGGTCAGACTGAAAGGGTTCGCATTCCCTGACCACAAAAGGACAGAGATGGGATTATACTTTCACCACACATGGTCAACCAAATTAGCAAAGCTCCCTAGGAGGCCGCTTGAAATGCCGAAAATGCTTCTTCTCTACAATGATCACCCAGAGCTGAAGAACCTTGGCAGAGTACTGAGAAGAGAAAGGGCTGGAAACGAGAGGAATGCTTTCCCTCCCAGAGGGAGAGTGCTGAGAATCAACTGAGAACCGGCCAGAGCTGCCAGAAGGGAAAGgcgaggaaaggaaaagaatttcaaTGAGTCCAGGGAGCCTCTGCTCCCCCAATACGGAACAAGGATGGATATCCTGGCAGTACCAACCCTCCCGGGAGCCTTGAGATCCAAAGATGTCCAAAACGAGCTCTGTAATATGGGTACTGGAGAAAATTTCTTCCAACACTGACCAAAAAGGGAGCCCCCAATAAAGACAAAAGCTCGCTTACCCCCAACCCTCTACAAGTCCCTCCGTTCCCAGCCAAGATCTTCTATGTCCTCTACCCTAGGTCTCAAAAGGGGGCGGTCCAGGGCTCACGTGACACTGCGGTCACGTGACCCGGGCCCCTCGCGAGCCGAGGCACCAGTTCCAGCTCCAGCAGTTGGAGACGGCCGGGCGCGCCCAGCCCCCAGCGCGCCACGATCATGCTATCTCGCCTGCTGAAAGAACACCAAGCCAAGCAGAACGAACGCAAGGAGCTGCAGGGTGAGCAGAACGTCCCTGTCCGCCGTTTCCTCTCCCGCCGCGGCCTAGCCTCAGCCGGAGCCTGGACCTCGAGTAACGGCCCAGATCCAGGGAAGGGCGCGGGCTAGTGGGCATGGGCgtcggggagggggtgggggcgcttTTTTGGAAATTCGGTTCCCTTGCCAACGGGCTCTGGCCCCTCGGCAACACTGCGGCCTCCTCTGGGCCACGCCCCCCACGCTCTGTCTTCCCGCATCCTGGTCCCGCCCCTGCGCGTGTAACGCGGTGCCGATTGGCCCAGGGAGCCTCGCGTCCTGAAAGTGGCAAGGGAAGCTCCTGAAGGCAGGGGGGTGCTAGGACCCGACCGAGCCGGGACTCTTAGAGGCCTGAAACCACCGAAATAGGGGTGGGGCCCTTGTTTCCTGAATCTGGCCAGGGAATCCGGGAGTTACCAATCCTCAAGCCAAGACTGTGGGAAAATAGTGCCCGAGGGTCTGGAGTCCTGGGCGCTGCCACTGACTCGTTAGCGTTCCCGGGTGAGTCGCTTCCCCTCCCAGGGTACCAGTTAACTCACCTCTAAAATGAAAAGGCCtagaaaataagttttctaatattttttttttttaataatgaaataaaatgaaaaggcttcATGTTTTGCGAGGTCCTTTTCAGCTCTGGCGCTGTGAGATTAGCTGAGATGTTCCCGCAACTAGCGGAATAGTAATTAATGGGTGGTGAACCTTCAGCACCACGCTTCAAAAAACCAAGTCTCCACTCCAATcccttttccccccacccccagagaagaGGAGGCGAGAGGCTATCACTGCAGCGACCTGCCTGACAGAAGCTTTGGTGGATCACCTCAATGTGGGGTATGAACCTCTTCCCATCAACCAccagcaccccccgccccccaaatttAGGCACTGGCAACGTCTAGCCCTCAGATTGCTGTTGAGGGGATGAGATGTTCCATTTCATTCCCTCCATTCCTGTCACCCAGCTTAACTTTATAGAGAAAGGCTTGAGTCAGCTCTGACCCCTAACGTTGCACAAGGAGGAGCAGCAGCAGTGGTTGAAGAGGAGCCagatttccccctccccctaatAACTTCCCTGGTGCTCACAACTTGATGCCATCTGCCCACTTCCCTTCACTCCTCCAAGTCCAGCTGTCGCTTCAGCAGAAGGGAGAGCACCCTCCTTTACCACAACTTGCCACCCTCTCCTCTACCTCCCACCCTCTGGCAGGCCTGGGGAGCAGCTGGCAGGAAAGAGGTGGCACAGCCAGTGAGGGTGAGGGCAGGACCTATGCCAGGAGCTGTAGCAGAGCCAGgctgtctcttcccttccttcccggTCTCCAGAGACCACCCCCTGTGCCAGCCCTATATGAGAATGCCAGTAACAACCAAAAACTTGGGAAGGAGCAAAGAATATTGTCTCTTGACCCTGAGTGACCCAGAAGAGTGCTGCGACGATGATGTGATAGGCTATCTGTCGGAAGAAAAGGGGCAGTATGATGTCTCCCATGGCAGGGCAAGTAGAATAGCTTGGCTGTGAATCCagagactgagtcacccaagtgagCCATGCAGGGACTGTCATCTTCATTACTCATCTCTGGGGAAGATTAAGGGACAAGAAGGCAGTGGTTGGGGCCTCTGATCTCTCCCCTCCAGACCTCTCCCTTCACTCAGTGTGAAAGTAGGAGGTCAATAGGAAAAACTGGCATTTTAGGAACTCCCAGGGGAATCTCTTGAAGCATTGGGAGCCCGCTATTACTGTTTCAGCTCCTACACTACCCCCTACTATGGCCAAGCTGTCTCCCAAAGAAAAAGGACAGGGtctgccccctttccttcctcccacatTGGCGCCTCTCGGGCTCTGCTGTGAGACTGGCCCAGGCTTCTCCCTATGCTCTTCCTTTGCTAGGGGCCACCCCTCTTTCAGCTTAAAGGACAGCTAAGCCAAAGCCAGATTAGAAAGGGTTTTGtgttctgcccacgggtcctctcattccctggaaaggaaaacaaaggctcAGTCTATCTCAGCCCCTGTCAGGTGTCCTTCCCACTCTTTCCACCCACCCCAACCCGttgccccctccagcccccacagATTCCAGTGGGGGGTGGATACCGGATGCGGAGTCTCCCAGCTGACCTAGAGCTTTGGGATGGTGAGTGAAAAGACTCCCTAGCCAGTAAGAGAGAACAGTTATTGTGagattgggggaagggggaaCAGGGCAGAGAGTTGGAGGTACCAACCTCATGGTATTAATGGTAAGTACAGCCAACCTTGgttgaggagaaaagaaaaactactgcctagagcagaaagaaggaagggagagagagagattatgtgtgtgtgttcgttcATCTGTGTGGGCGAAAAGAGAAGGGTTGGGAGAGAGACTTGAGAGCCAAGAGGCAGCCTCTGGGATATCTTCTCTTGACCCTGAGTTCCTGGGGAGGGGAGCCGCTCTCCCATCCCATCCCAGAGTCAGGGAGGGGCCCAGTTTCCCTTCCCAACTTCTTGCACAGACCCTTGGGCTTCCAATCACTGCCAGATGTGTCCCTGCTGCTGGATTTTCCCAGCTTCTCTGCACCCCCTTTACCCTCTCAGCTTCTTCCTCAGGGAatcctcccttctcccacccagCTTCAGGAATTCCTTTGGGGGGGTAGAAGATGGTAAGTTTCTAGTCAGCTCCCAGCTAGGCTTTCCTGGGAATCCTGGGAGTGGGAGGAAGAAGCTGGTTCATTTGCATGTACAGTAGTCATTTGCATCACATccaagaatggccaaaatcaTGAGGTTTTCCCCAGCCTGACTCCTGGCTGACCTCCGGCTCTTGCAGTGGAATATTAGTCCTAGAGACCACTCCCCACCAGCCGGGTGAGTTGATCTCGTCTCTCTTCCAACCTCTAGTGTGGCCCAGGCCTACATGAACCAGAGAAAGCTGGATCATGAGGTGAAGACCCTACAGGTCCAGGCTGCCCAGTTTGCCAAGCAAACAGGCCAGTGGATCGGGATGGTGGAGAACTTCAATCAGGCACTCAAGGTGGGCCACACTCCCTACATCACTGGCCCCATCCTGGGCCCCCATTAAATGCCTCCAGTCGGGTCACCTTAGGtctcatgttaaaaaaagaagtggggctGGTCCCAGAAATGCCATGTATGGCCCCAGTGTCAGAAAAGCTAGAGAGATGAAAATAGCTGGTGGGTCCAAGCAAAGCCCTTTCTAGGGGATGGACAGAAAGTGCCCCTGTCTGTCTCCTAAGAGCTACATTCTACCCACCCTgattccccacctcccacctcctccccttcccaggaAATCGGGGATGTGGAGAACTGGGCTCGGAGCATCGAGCTGGACATGCGAACTATTGCCACCGCACTGGAATACGTGTACAAAGGGCAGCTGCAGTCTGCCCCCTCCTagcccctcttccctttcctctgccccgcccctcctaTCTCCCCCAGGGTGGGGCAGGAGACAAGAATAAAACACAAGCCTCCGTTTCTCTGTGGTATGTTTCAAAGAGTTACTAGCCCAGCATGGTGGGTAGGAGTGGAAGATTCAAAGACTGTCTCCCTAAGCTACAGGTACCCTTTGGCTAGAGGGTGGAACTAGCTTCCTCTTACTGTCTCacccctcttttcctctttgggCCTGGTGCAGGTGTATGTTGGGTACCTAGAGGGTAGAAGTTTCCCGCACCTCCCCAGAGAAGGTCTGGGTGCCCTGCCCCAAGCTTCCTAACACAGGACTTCAGTTTCTTGCAGAGGAGAAATAGGACAGGGAGCAGGCCTGGTGCTGGCTctggctctctgcctctccacgtGCTCGTGGCCTCTCCCAGCCTGGTGCTAAGCGGTGTCATGAGTCCGGACCAGGTTGGAGATTAATTCTTGGTCATGGGGGCACTTCAGGGCTTGGAAGGAGGAGGAGTGTCAGGTCCAAGGTCACCAACAGAGAGGGGTAGCTGCCATCCTTGACATAGCCCTCTTCCTGGGAGCCCATGACACAGGTGGTCAGGTACCCCCAGCTGGTAAAGCCAGCCAAGAAGGGGGCCGGGGCACACCTGGCCTGTGCCAAGCCTTGGCTTCAATTGCCAGGCTCCAGCTtccctggctcctcctcccagcccctcccctcacccacaTCCACTTAATACCCTGACACCCAGTCCGCCCACTGCAGACATTGGCATTAGCTGTAGCTAGTGTGGAAACCTGGGAAGACTGGGAGCAAAGCCTCTcgaacaaaggaaaagaaggattTGGGGCACCTACCTGCTAGCTTTCCCCAGAGGAGGTAAGCAGGGCCCTGGGAGCTGGGTGCTATGAGAGGAGTATCCAGGTGTTGCATGTATTGATAAGTCAAAGCTTTTCATGTGTTTCCTCACACATTATCCCCTCTGACCTTCCACAATTCCCAGGTGGATCACGGTGGGTGTTGGCCCCACTGGTAAAATAGAAAACAGGTGAGATACTCAGCATCCCACAGTAAGTTTAGGGCCACCAGGACTAAAATGTGGGGCTCTTTGCCCATGTGTTTCAAAAAATAAGGCCCAGTTTACATTTAGAGAATTTAGATGTCCCTAGCTTAGCGGGAGAGGTGACTGCGAACCAGATCCCTCTGCTCCCGTGCAGCAGGCCTGCACACAGGACCCCGCTAATCTGATTTTAGTTAAGTTAGCAACAAATATAGGGTCTGCCTCAATCTTTGCTTTGCTTAGATGAGCCACAGTTTGCTAATTACCCACCCAGCAGATAATTTCTCAATATGCTCAGACCAGACTtccagtgagggaggggaggatatTAGGGGCAAGGGTTTAAGAGCCAGAGTAAACTAGACAAGTTTTCCTGCCCAGTCTCGGCTGCCACCTGCAGGTCACTTGGGCTCTGGCCATGTGGCTGCCTCTGCTGCTGGGAGTCTTGGTCTGGGCAGCGCTGTGGTTGTTCAGGGACCGACAGAGCCTGCCCGCCAGCGATGCTTTCATCTTCATCACCGGCTGTGACTCAGGCTTCGGGCGGCTTCTGGCACTGAGACTGGACCAGAGAGGCTTCCGAGTCCTGGCCAGCTGCCTGACCCCCTCAGGGGCAGAGGACCTACAGCGCGTGGCCTCCTCTCGCCTCCACACCACCCTGCTTGATGTCACTGAGCCCCAGAGTGTCCAGCGGGCAGCCAAGTGGGTGGAAACACATGTTGGTGAAGCAGGTGAGTAGCAGTGGGGCCATAGGGCTCGTGGTGCAGGGTGCTCAGTCACGGGCGGCGGGAAGCAAGAAAAACTGTGTGGGGAAGGAGGAGTGATCAGGAGAGTGTTGGAACGCCTTACCTACCCAACGGGATCTGTTTCATCTCTCCACAGGGCTTTTTGGTCtggtgaataatgctggtgtGGCTGGTATCATTGGGCCCACGCCGTGGCTCACACGAGATGATTTCCATCGGGTGCTGAGTGTGAATACGCTGGGTCCCATTGGGGTCACCCTTGCCCTGCTCCCCCTGCTCCAGCAGGCCAGGGGCCGGGTGGTCAACATCACCAGTGTTCTGGGTCGCCTGGCAGCCAATGGTGGGGGCTACTGTGTCTCCAAGTTTGGCCTGGAGGCCTTCTCTGACAGCCTGAGGTAAGGGGTGCAGAGCCCTGGGCTGCCCGGCATAGATGACTAAAACACTGCAGAGTGCGATACTGAAGAGGAGACAGCTGAGGGCTTAGCTTTGTGGCTTCAGACGCCAGCCATCTCTCATGGGTGCTTTGTGACCTTGATAGGTTACTCTCTTTTCCCCCAGTTTATTCCCTACCTGTTAAATCAAAATGAGAAGACCTGCCTCATGGGTGTTGTGAGTGGAATGAGGTACATGGAAGGCCCCAACAGAGACTGGCATGTAGAAAATGCCCCAAGAAGCCTGCTGTCATTATTAGTATTGTTATTAATAACTGTTACTTGTGATGAGCTAGTACCTTTGTGGAacactttctcatttcttccagCAACCTTATAAGGGATTAGGTATTGATATCCTCAGGGTAATATAACTTACCCAAGTTATTACCCAAGACCACACAACTAGTTAGTAGAAATGCGGGGACTTGCCCCCAAGTCTGCTTGCCTGGTCATTACATTCTCCCATCCCTCATCTTTAAGCAGTAATGTCCAAAGTCCCTTGAGAGCACAAAGGAGACTTGACAAGTACCACATGAGACCAGAGCCTGAATTCTGATCAGTACAAGTACCCCCCCAGCCAGCCTATCTTCTGTAGGAAGTCTGCCTTCATCACCTTCACTCAGCaatgaatttaaattatatacctttgcgggggggggggggggtgttttttttaagagagagcacgcatgtgcgtgcacaagtggaaaaggggcaaagagagagggagaatcttaagcagactccatgcccagcacagagctttcGATgcaggcagggctcgatctcccgactgagatcatgacctgagccgaaatgaagaatCTACCACAtaagcgactgagccacgcaggcgttCCCTATCCTTGGGTCTTTTCATTTTCCACTCAGCATCATGGAACACAGACTTTATACTTGGATTTCTGCATCCATGTCAAGGGAGTTGGATGTATCCCTGCAGTCTCCGCAGCAAACACCAATCTACTCCCTTCATGTCCAGCACTCAAGATTCCATGCTGTGTTCTGGGACCTAGGGAAAGGGGTTCTTCTAGCTCAGGAGTTGGTAAACTGGTTCTTACGCCAAATCTGGTCAGTAGCCTACAAGCTAATaatggtatttacatttttaaatggttacacTGTAAGTGATTATAGAAGTACCtatctgagggcacctgggtggctgtcagttaagctcccgacttcagctcaggtcatgatctccaggttcgtgagtttgagccctgtgtcaggctctgtgctatcgaagtagagcctgcttcatatcctctgtttccctcttctctgcccctcccccactcacactctatctctctccctcaaaaataaacaccttttaaagtaccagggcacctggatggctcagttaaggatccaacttcagctcaggtcatgatctcacagcttgtgggtttgcaccccacgtcagactctctgctgacagctcagaatcaggagcctgcttcagattctgtctccatctctctctgcccctcctttccccctcaaatacagacatttaaaaaaaatgtaaaaataaaaaaagtaccTACAtgattatcattaatttttatgtcTGCGATGCCAAAAGTATTTACTGCCTGGCCCTTTAAGAAGTttactgaccccccccccccactctagATCATAGAATATAAAGGAAACCTCAAAAATACCTGTCCCACTTGTCCCCATCCCAGGACAGCAGGGATCTCCTTTACCATCAGGACCCCTGTCCCTGGCCTGTGATAACTTCCCCATTTTAGCCCCCATACCCATGTCTCAGATCCCTTTCCTATAGAGCAAGAACCCAAAAACCTCCGGTCTACTCCCATCCAGGCGGGATGTGGCTCCTTTTGGTGTCCGAGTCTCCATTGTGGAGCCTGGCTTCTTCCAAACCCCTGTGACAAACCTGGAGAGTTTGGAGAACACGCTGCAGGAGTGCTGGGCACGGCTACCTCCTGACACACAGGCCCACTACGGGGAAGCCTTCCTCACCAAGTGTGAGTATCTGGGCCCACACAGGGTCGTACGAAGGGAAATGAAAGTGCCAGAAGGGCCCATCCTACACCAGCCTgctgggaggaggtgggcagagaggaggtgagggagaatGAGATGCCAAAGAACATCCAGGCCATGTGGAACCTGCCCACTCGCCAAACTGGGGAGGGGACTAAGGATCCATCTCACCTCTGCTGGGGACCAGTTCCAGGACCCAGAAGACAGGGCCTGAGATAGGCTGGGGTGGGACAGGGACACTGATTACAACCACCTCCTGGACTGCAGACTTTAAAATGCAGCGGCGCATCATGAGCCTGATCTGTGACCCAGACCTGACCAAGGTGAGCAGGTGCCTGGAGCATGCCCTGACTGCTCGTCACCCCAGAACCCGTTACAGCCCAGGCTGGGATGCCAAGCTGCTCTGGCTGCCGGCCTCCTACTTGCCAGCCAGCCTGGTGGATGCTGTGCTCACCTGGGTCATTCCCAAGCCTGCCCAGGCAGTCTGCTGAATCCAGCCTTCCAGCAAAAGATTGTTTCAGTCCCCACCCGGGTACTGCCTGGTACTGGTACAAAATAAGTActgaataaatgtgtattgttaaaaaaaaaagcaccggAAGTGGGCAGAAATGGAGTTGCCCAGTGGGGGACTGACCCCATTTAAGTGCTCGCCCCTAGGCTGATTTAATGCCCAGGGTCTCTGGCCTGTTTAATGCCTGCAAAACAACTAGCAACTAGCgggaagggggacagaggctaAGGGAACTGGCTTGTGACTAGGTGCTCTTTGAAGCACATGGAAGAATGGCCACCAGATGGCACTATTGGACATGTATTTTCTACAAGGAGTCAAGTTGCAGCTCAGTGTTGGGAGTGCAAATGGCCTTTACCTGCTTTTCTTGGGAGGGACAGAAGGTGGTGAGGAGGGGTCAGGGCCAGGCTGGGTGGTTTCCATTGGGGAAAAAAGGCAATACCCACTTCAGTTGCCTTCTATTATCTAAGTCCAGAAAGATGGATACTGGCCACAAAGGTGTCATAGCAACTTGTCACCAGCCTGAAAGGAGCCAGGTCCCCTTTGTTGGGGAGGGAGTTGCTGGGCCCTCAGAGGTGGGCAGAAGGCCAGGGAAAAGATGTCCATGGTAAATCTGGGCTGGCCTCTCCCAGACAGAACCTTTGTGGGGAACCCCCTGACTTTTGAAGGAGATGGCTTCATGAACATTGCAGCACATGGCTAGGAGACAGGGAGGACAATGGGCCACAGCCTCCAGATCCCCCTTCCACTGCTAGCCCCACTAACGCCTTCAGCAAAACCTGCCTTTCCAAAAcatccctccccccgccccctaaAATTAGCCTTTCTTGCCCAAGGTGCAAATACAAGGTCCCACAGGACAGGAACGCggtggaagagagggaaaggataaAGTATCATTCTTCAAGACAAACTGAGACTTTTTTTTCAGTCTGAAAAAATAATCAGTTTAATTGAAAAACCTGGAGTGTGCTACCCCACTCCCTTAGATGAGGGGGCTGAAGCGACCAGACCCCTACATCACCTCATAGCCACTTCGGATGCTCTTCACGAGGCAGCAGGCAAAGATAATTCCCAGTACCTAAAAGCAAAGATAGAGGGGTGGAGAAGAGTCAGAAAGGCAAAGTATCCCAGACCCACCCAAGAGACCCCAAACACAACCAGGGCCCTCATCTCCAGGCCAGTACCTCCTCAGCCCCTCTTCCCACTGCCCCTACTGCTCAGATGCCCCAGAATGAGTCCAAAAGATGCCTCTCACCTCCACAAAGGCAATGCCCAAGGCTGCTGCAGCCACCACCAGCACATTGCTCCTCAGCCAGCCCCCAATCTTCTCCACACAGCCCTGAAGGGTAGTAGCCACACAAGGCAAGAACACAATCAGAaatttcccacccacctcctgggTCCTTTGGTCTCTCCTGCACGCTCTGTATCTTTCACCCTGCCTCTGGGAATCTGGGCATTCCCAGATACCGACCCTCCCCATCCCAAAACCCCAACCCTCTCCACCTCCATCCCTGGTCTCTCTCAACTCGTGAAACATTTCCCAGGTTTCCCAAGTCCCCTGTTCTCTCAACTTCTCCCTTACCTCTTCGTGGATCTCCTTCACCTTGAAAGAAATCCCACAGCCCTGTGTGACATTGACGCAGCAGGAGTCCGGGACTCGGGCCTTGGGCATGAGAGGGATGCTCTCCCAGTCTGTGTAGTTAGCTGCCCCGCAGCATTTAAACTGCACGAGAGGAGAAATACCAGGCAGAAGGTTATTGCGTGAACATCCACCTTCAATATGAAGAGAGAATCTTCTTCCCCCACTACCCCTGCTCCCAGAAACCTCACTCACATCTTCCTGCATCCTGTCCACAATCGAAACCGTGTGGTTGTTTTTTGGATAATTCTGCATCTGCTGCCGGAAGTCCTTATTAAATTCTGACATCACCTGGGAATTGGAAGGAGCATTGTTGAGGTCAAACTAAGGCAAACGGGTCCCAGAGCAGCCAGACCTCTGAGGCAGGGCCCTCCCCTTTTCCCTGCTTACCTTGTCTCTAAACACATAGCCAGCAATGGCTACAGCCACCTCCACCAGCATGATAAGAGACAGGAAGATGGCAAACTGCAGGCACAATGGGCAAGGGTCAGGTTTGGAGTCTTGGTGAGAGCGGCCTGCTGTGGCCCAGCCAGCCTCTAGCTCCTTCATAAAGGTTTTCCTCACCCACCTCCTAAGCCCCCACAGTAGAAGTGCCCTCCCAGCAGTCCCAGACACCCATGCTGGCCCCACACTGTGCTCACCGTGACCATAAGACAGTAGTTCTCCTTGCAGGCCCCACAGCAGCCCACGAAGGCCACCAGGAAGAGGAAGGCACCCACTGCGATGATGACCACAGGCAACAGGGAGCCAGGAGTGGCCCCCTGGACAATGGTCTGCCTCAGGACCAGCTGGGCCCCTACACCCACGGCGATCAATCCCACTGCACAGGCCTGCGAGGAGGGCAGGTCAGGGTTAGGCCAGACCCACGACCTAGCAAACCTCCGTGACAGAGGGCAGCAGCTGCACCCAGGACACAGACTTAGCCCCATCCCAGAGAGACAGATTCTCACACCTGGGAGAATATGGTGTGGGATGACCCATATTTGCCCCACAGTTTGATCAAAGGCCGAAAGAGGAGTTCCCAGAAAGCCTTGACCCCAGGGCACATATTTCTAACCTAGAATGGTGCTTCCTGTGGGCCTCTAGGGCTCCCAGAATTGCCATCTCACTATCTTCCAAtggccaccccctcctcctcagcTGTGACTAAGGTTCCTCAGGCCCACAAGgccaaggaggagaagggagaaggaaaagaggtaaGAGTGGTGAGCTCCTCCCTGGACATAGAGCAGTCTCTCAAGCCAGGACCCCAGGGCAGGAGCAAATTGTGGCCGGCTGAGCCCTTCCCCACCCCGAAGCGGTGAGAGGGATGAGGGAATGGAAAGGAATGAGGGGgtaggggagaagggtggggaggagggggaagccCCAAGGCGATAGCATCAGGCCGGCCGTTGGCTGGTTGCCCCATTGCCCGGTATCACAAGTGGTTGGTTGGGTCACCAGACAGGAAGGGCCAGAAGGGGCGAGGGGGAGGGTGCTACGCACCCACGCAGTCCATTCTTGGTCCAAACTAGCCTCAGAGGTCCCTGAaagctggagggggtggggtggccctGCTGTCTTCGGCCCGTTTCCCGGGCTCTCCTTCCACATCTGGTCTCCAGCTGCCTTCATTCGTGGCCCCCCAGCCCTCACCACTCCGGATCCCAGTCTCCCCACACCCTGCCAGCGCGCCCCGATCATCCCCCATCCCACTCACGCAGAAGGCCAGCAGAAGAACGTAGAGCAAGAACTTGACACATTTCATTCCTCCTTCTACCGCCATGGCTGCCGGGCCtagggcagaggggagggcagggggatcAGAACCGGCCGAGGTGGGGGACCTCGGTTGCAAGCTCCCCGCCGGCCCTCGAGGCCTTCCCTGCTCGGCCCCCTTTCCCGGCCCCTCCCACCCGGAAACCCGCGGTCGGATCCACGTCTCCCAGGCCCCTCTTCTTCC
This window contains:
- the BLOC1S1 gene encoding biogenesis of lysosome-related organelles complex 1 subunit 1, translating into MLSRLLKEHQAKQNERKELQEKRRREAITAATCLTEALVDHLNVGVAQAYMNQRKLDHEVKTLQVQAAQFAKQTGQWIGMVENFNQALKEIGDVENWARSIELDMRTIATALEYVYKGQLQSAPS
- the RDH5 gene encoding retinol dehydrogenase 5 is translated as MWLPLLLGVLVWAALWLFRDRQSLPASDAFIFITGCDSGFGRLLALRLDQRGFRVLASCLTPSGAEDLQRVASSRLHTTLLDVTEPQSVQRAAKWVETHVGEAGLFGLVNNAGVAGIIGPTPWLTRDDFHRVLSVNTLGPIGVTLALLPLLQQARGRVVNITSVLGRLAANGGGYCVSKFGLEAFSDSLRRDVAPFGVRVSIVEPGFFQTPVTNLESLENTLQECWARLPPDTQAHYGEAFLTKYFKMQRRIMSLICDPDLTKVSRCLEHALTARHPRTRYSPGWDAKLLWLPASYLPASLVDAVLTWVIPKPAQAVC
- the CD63 gene encoding CD63 antigen; its protein translation is MAVEGGMKCVKFLLYVLLLAFCACAVGLIAVGVGAQLVLRQTIVQGATPGSLLPVVIIAVGAFLFLVAFVGCCGACKENYCLMVTFAIFLSLIMLVEVAVAIAGYVFRDKVMSEFNKDFRQQMQNYPKNNHTVSIVDRMQEDFKCCGAANYTDWESIPLMPKARVPDSCCVNVTQGCGISFKVKEIHEEGCVEKIGGWLRSNVLVVAAAALGIAFVEVLGIIFACCLVKSIRSGYEVM